One genomic segment of Aquipluma nitroreducens includes these proteins:
- a CDS encoding TonB-dependent receptor yields MRSILIISVFILISANSFAQALLSGKVTDSQNNPLPGANVFIQNSYDGTTSDSIGNFSFKTSQKGIQNLSASFIGYKPFLRKLDLDSSKTITLNIVLLESDDQIDEVVINAGSFEASDEKKAVVLRVFDIATTPSAQGDIFGALGTLPGVQKVGEDGRVFVRGGEGYETKTFMDGMLVASPYTSKMPDMPSRGRFSPLLFSGTLFSTGAYSAEYGQALSSIVDMKTNSIETEEQSSLSVMTVGLMGSTTRCRKNSSLSLSGDLLTTALSNKINRQQVDWTKSPVTADGTIMFRQKAGETGLYKLFGTFNTSSSGMIYPNIQTGTNQDILLNSSNIYLNNTYNSQLGEKWMMKSGLAFNYDHQNIDLDKDRIITNQKMVQAKIGFSCFLNEQTELKFGADWVNFSYEQKIRMDGNFRLPFTNNELSGFAEMEYKLTKKFATRLGFRAENSSLLNGTTIVPRFSGAYKTGDHSQISLACGEFYQNPENDYLKFAPQLKPEKANHAVMTWQYLTELKTFRVEGYLKKYNNLVKFTEQMTTNPLDYNNLGTGHAEGVDIFWRDKETFKLTDYWISYSWINARRNYKDYTMAAVPTFVSEHNLSVVYKRFLPVLNTYASLTYSFASSRPYHDPNLSGFMNAKTQQYNDISLSLTYMLNFFGKQSALHLMLNNVAGFDNVYGYNFSNTPNAAGKYESTPIRSPFVRQAILVLNIML; encoded by the coding sequence ATGAGATCAATATTAATCATTTCAGTTTTCATCCTGATATCTGCCAACTCATTTGCGCAGGCTCTGTTATCAGGAAAGGTTACCGACTCCCAAAACAATCCGCTTCCGGGAGCCAATGTATTTATTCAAAATAGCTACGACGGCACTACTTCCGATAGCATCGGAAATTTCAGCTTCAAGACCAGTCAGAAAGGAATTCAAAACCTTTCAGCCAGTTTTATCGGGTACAAACCATTTCTCCGGAAGCTGGATTTGGATAGCTCCAAAACCATTACATTAAACATCGTTTTGCTGGAATCGGACGACCAGATTGACGAAGTGGTCATCAATGCCGGATCTTTCGAAGCCAGCGATGAGAAAAAAGCAGTCGTTTTACGCGTTTTTGATATTGCAACTACTCCAAGTGCTCAGGGCGATATTTTTGGTGCACTCGGAACACTACCCGGAGTTCAGAAAGTGGGCGAAGATGGTCGTGTATTTGTACGCGGCGGTGAAGGTTACGAAACCAAAACCTTTATGGACGGAATGCTGGTTGCTTCGCCATATACCTCGAAAATGCCCGACATGCCTTCCCGCGGACGATTCTCCCCTCTCCTTTTCAGTGGAACCTTGTTCAGCACCGGAGCCTATTCTGCCGAATACGGACAAGCTTTGTCATCGATTGTTGATATGAAAACCAATTCGATCGAAACCGAAGAACAATCGAGTCTATCGGTGATGACTGTCGGGCTGATGGGCTCAACAACCCGATGCAGAAAAAATTCGTCGTTGTCATTGAGCGGCGATTTGTTAACCACAGCTTTGTCTAACAAAATCAACAGACAGCAGGTAGATTGGACCAAAAGCCCCGTTACAGCAGACGGAACAATCATGTTCAGGCAAAAAGCCGGGGAAACCGGATTGTACAAACTCTTCGGAACTTTCAACACAAGTTCGAGCGGCATGATTTATCCCAACATTCAGACGGGAACCAATCAGGACATTTTATTAAACAGCAGCAACATTTACCTCAACAATACCTATAACAGCCAGTTGGGTGAAAAATGGATGATGAAATCAGGACTTGCATTCAATTACGACCACCAAAACATTGATCTGGATAAAGACCGCATCATAACGAATCAAAAAATGGTTCAAGCCAAAATCGGGTTCAGTTGTTTCCTGAATGAGCAAACCGAATTGAAATTTGGTGCTGACTGGGTGAACTTTTCATACGAACAAAAAATCAGGATGGACGGCAATTTCCGGTTGCCATTTACCAATAACGAACTTTCAGGTTTCGCAGAAATGGAATATAAACTCACGAAGAAATTCGCAACACGTCTGGGATTCAGGGCCGAAAACAGTTCTCTTTTGAACGGAACAACAATTGTCCCACGGTTTTCAGGAGCATACAAAACAGGCGATCACAGCCAGATTTCGCTGGCTTGTGGCGAATTCTATCAAAATCCGGAAAATGATTACCTGAAATTTGCGCCACAATTAAAGCCCGAAAAAGCAAACCACGCCGTGATGACCTGGCAATATTTGACTGAATTGAAAACATTCAGGGTAGAAGGCTACCTGAAAAAATACAATAATCTGGTCAAATTCACTGAACAGATGACGACCAATCCACTAGATTACAACAATTTGGGGACCGGTCATGCTGAAGGTGTCGACATTTTCTGGCGCGACAAGGAAACCTTCAAACTAACCGACTACTGGATTTCGTATTCGTGGATCAATGCCCGGCGCAACTACAAAGACTACACAATGGCCGCCGTTCCGACTTTTGTTTCAGAACACAATTTATCAGTAGTTTACAAACGCTTCCTTCCAGTATTAAATACGTACGCTTCGTTGACTTATTCGTTTGCCAGTAGCCGTCCGTATCACGATCCGAATCTTTCAGGCTTTATGAATGCAAAAACACAACAGTACAACGACATCAGCTTAAGCCTGACTTACATGCTGAATTTCTTCGGAAAACAATCGGCACTGCATCTGATGCTCAATAATGTTGCCGGATTTGACAATGTGTATGGCTATAATTTTTCAAACACACCGAATGCTGCCGGTAAATATGAATCGACACCAATCCGTTCACCTTTTGTGCGGCAAGCAATTTTGGTTTTGAACATTATGCTTTAA
- a CDS encoding LytR/AlgR family response regulator transcription factor, with the protein MYKILIIEDEKPAAEWLQQLILKFDLQISVLAVIDSVSGATEWFEQHSAPDLAFMDIQLADGLSFEIFERVKVPCPVIFTTAYEEYAVKAFKVNSVDYLLKPIAYSELEAAFQKFGNQIKKVEDVQPVTIELLNKVKEMLRKQYKTRFVIKVGEHLKSIPVEEILFFYSLEKATYLCTADFKTYLVDYSLDRIAEMVDEHRFFRINRKYILSNLSIADIVFYSNSRLKIKLKKTDEESIIVSRDKVAAFKEWLDL; encoded by the coding sequence ATGTACAAAATACTTATCATTGAAGACGAAAAGCCAGCAGCAGAATGGTTACAACAGTTAATCCTGAAGTTTGACCTGCAGATTTCGGTGCTAGCCGTGATTGATTCAGTAAGTGGCGCCACAGAATGGTTTGAACAACATTCGGCTCCGGATTTGGCATTCATGGACATCCAACTGGCCGATGGGTTGAGTTTCGAAATTTTTGAACGGGTAAAAGTTCCTTGCCCTGTGATTTTCACCACCGCCTACGAAGAGTACGCCGTAAAAGCGTTCAAGGTAAACAGTGTCGATTATCTCCTGAAACCTATTGCGTACAGCGAACTGGAAGCTGCCTTTCAGAAATTCGGGAATCAGATCAAAAAGGTGGAAGACGTGCAGCCTGTGACCATCGAATTGCTAAACAAAGTAAAGGAAATGCTCAGAAAACAATACAAAACCAGGTTTGTGATAAAAGTTGGCGAGCACCTGAAATCGATCCCAGTGGAAGAAATCCTATTCTTTTACAGCCTCGAAAAGGCAACCTACCTGTGTACCGCCGATTTCAAAACCTACCTTGTCGATTATTCGCTCGACCGTATCGCAGAAATGGTTGATGAGCACCGGTTTTTCCGCATCAACCGGAAATATATACTTAGTAATCTGTCGATTGCCGACATTGTGTTTTACTCGAACAGCCGCCTTAAAATCAAATTAAAAAAGACCGATGAAGAAAGCATCATCGTGAGCCGCGACAAAGTTGCTGCCTTTAAGGAATGGCTAGACTTATAG
- a CDS encoding M56 family metallopeptidase, translating to MRKETFFKLNRALLLSAVVCSAIIPLLYLPQIIQPALQNEWIPRLQNQEIMLAPQYPLGESTQTITVPTEQTKTVIREEFPWIKLIQTIYLAGILILLLILIHGIVSILILFRKAQFRQMDGFRLLIIDHEIPPFSFGRFVIISQSDYDAHRQAILAHEQAHIKLNHFFDLALLETTKMLHWFNPVIYWLIRDMKEIHEFQADECTLNKGIDATQYQILIIQKSVGPQRFALANSFNHCQIKNRIIMMNKSKTSKAWSWKVATFLPLLALLLMAFSKTGGNVSEKENVPIKIMADSGIKQNQNEQTNLSIEIKKDGNYIDNKLCSLEEIVKRAKAWQKTNEEILLLVDSPIPYVRIDEVRETLEKANIYFINQSSSISDEIIYPAGDVTEMAKFTQGKWEEWMNNQLKNIDEGKKYKITYSFIIDKNGKIKDGHIIKASEYPEINAAMEKILTRIPDWNPAKKGGIAVNVLYKEINSKN from the coding sequence ATGCGAAAAGAGACTTTTTTTAAGCTGAACAGAGCCTTGCTTTTATCAGCGGTGGTTTGCTCAGCAATTATTCCACTACTATACCTGCCACAGATCATTCAGCCAGCCCTGCAAAACGAATGGATACCAAGGCTACAAAATCAGGAGATTATGCTGGCTCCTCAATATCCATTGGGAGAATCAACTCAAACGATTACTGTTCCAACAGAACAAACAAAGACTGTAATCAGAGAAGAATTTCCATGGATAAAACTAATTCAAACTATTTATCTGGCAGGAATACTAATTTTGCTTCTGATCTTGATTCACGGCATAGTTTCTATTTTGATACTTTTCCGAAAAGCGCAGTTCAGGCAAATGGATGGTTTCCGCCTGCTGATTATTGATCATGAGATTCCGCCATTCTCATTTGGCCGCTTTGTGATTATCTCGCAAAGCGATTATGATGCCCACCGACAAGCCATTCTTGCTCACGAGCAGGCACATATCAAGCTAAACCATTTTTTCGATCTGGCATTACTCGAAACGACAAAAATGCTTCACTGGTTTAATCCAGTAATTTACTGGCTGATCCGCGACATGAAAGAGATTCACGAATTTCAGGCCGATGAATGCACCCTCAACAAAGGCATCGATGCAACTCAATATCAAATCCTAATTATTCAAAAAAGTGTTGGGCCACAGCGGTTCGCACTAGCTAACAGTTTTAATCATTGTCAAATTAAAAACAGAATTATCATGATGAACAAATCAAAAACCAGTAAAGCATGGAGCTGGAAGGTGGCGACCTTTCTTCCCCTGCTTGCCCTGTTGTTGATGGCTTTCAGCAAAACAGGTGGGAATGTATCTGAAAAAGAAAACGTGCCGATAAAAATTATGGCAGATTCAGGAATCAAACAAAATCAGAACGAGCAGACAAATTTATCAATTGAGATCAAAAAAGATGGCAACTACATCGACAATAAATTGTGTTCGCTAGAGGAAATTGTAAAAAGGGCAAAAGCATGGCAAAAGACCAATGAAGAAATCCTTCTTCTCGTGGATAGCCCAATTCCTTATGTCCGTATTGATGAAGTTAGAGAAACTTTGGAAAAGGCTAACATTTATTTTATAAATCAATCTTCATCAATTTCTGATGAAATCATTTATCCAGCGGGGGATGTAACTGAAATGGCCAAGTTTACTCAGGGTAAATGGGAAGAGTGGATGAATAATCAATTGAAAAATATTGATGAAGGTAAAAAATACAAAATCACCTATAGTTTCATTATAGATAAAAACGGAAAAATCAAAGATGGCCATATTATCAAAGCCTCTGAGTATCCTGAAATAAATGCAGCAATGGAAAAAATCCTAACTAGAATCCCAGATTGGAATCCAGCAAAAAAGGGAGGAATAGCTGTTAATGTTCTATACAAGGAAATAAATAGTAAAAACTAA
- a CDS encoding sensor histidine kinase, with the protein MTNKQNSINKLFWQIPAWILLLIVIGNTIMLIILKGNEFTFEMFLLASLNSVLVGGAFMIGLKVMITALDRRLPWLYNPLKRLIAQFLITIGYSFCIIVITIFATGYFSHQKITSNFFFDQASFMAKVAFLFVFVGSLLSNTVLFFKNWKESAVQQEKLKREQLALQYETLKSQVSPHFLFNNLNSLTSLISSNPEKAIDFVKKLSEVYRYVLDQKNHELVALETELKFVESYIYLHQIRFGTNLKVQMDVNPQNFKVIPLSIQLLVENAIRHNEISDKKPLTIRIYCNGEHLVVENQLQKKSGSEGTGTGLQNIGAQYSFFSDQKVSINFNSETFRVSIPLLTD; encoded by the coding sequence ATGACTAACAAGCAAAACAGCATTAACAAATTATTCTGGCAAATCCCAGCATGGATTCTGCTTTTGATTGTCATCGGCAATACGATCATGTTAATCATCCTAAAAGGAAACGAATTCACCTTTGAAATGTTCCTTTTGGCTTCGCTCAACTCCGTATTGGTCGGAGGTGCCTTTATGATTGGGCTGAAGGTCATGATTACTGCGCTCGACCGAAGACTTCCATGGCTGTACAATCCACTGAAACGATTGATCGCACAGTTCTTAATTACGATCGGGTATTCATTCTGCATCATTGTCATCACCATATTCGCGACAGGCTATTTTTCTCATCAGAAAATTACATCTAATTTCTTTTTTGATCAGGCCTCATTTATGGCGAAGGTTGCCTTCCTGTTTGTTTTTGTAGGATCGTTGCTTTCGAATACGGTTCTTTTCTTTAAAAACTGGAAAGAGTCTGCTGTTCAGCAAGAAAAACTGAAGCGCGAACAATTGGCACTGCAGTACGAAACCCTGAAAAGCCAAGTAAGTCCGCATTTTTTATTCAACAATTTAAATTCACTAACCTCGCTTATCAGCTCAAATCCTGAAAAAGCAATCGATTTTGTGAAAAAACTTTCGGAGGTTTACAGGTATGTACTCGACCAGAAAAATCACGAATTGGTGGCGCTCGAAACGGAACTGAAATTCGTAGAATCCTACATATATCTGCATCAAATCAGGTTTGGAACAAATCTCAAAGTACAAATGGATGTTAATCCACAAAACTTCAAAGTAATTCCCCTTTCGATTCAGTTGCTGGTCGAAAATGCCATCAGGCACAACGAGATTTCAGATAAAAAACCTTTAACCATAAGGATTTACTGCAACGGAGAGCATCTGGTGGTTGAAAATCAGCTTCAAAAAAAATCGGGATCAGAAGGCACCGGCACTGGTCTTCAAAACATAGGTGCACAGTACAGTTTTTTCTCCGACCAAAAGGTATCCATCAACTTCAATTCCGAAACATTCAGGGTAAGCATTCCTCTTTTAACCGATTGA
- a CDS encoding YtxH domain-containing protein, producing MSSGKILLGVLAGVAAGALIGILFAPDKGSETRKKIVEKGEDYVDDIKEKVGGLIDDLGKKMDGVKSKVDEMAAGAKKKAEEPKVSTN from the coding sequence ATGAGTTCAGGAAAAATTTTATTGGGTGTATTGGCAGGCGTAGCCGCCGGTGCATTGATCGGAATTCTGTTTGCCCCTGACAAAGGGTCGGAAACACGGAAAAAGATTGTTGAAAAAGGTGAAGATTATGTCGACGACATCAAAGAAAAAGTCGGCGGCCTGATCGATGATTTAGGCAAGAAAATGGATGGAGTAAAATCCAAAGTAGACGAAATGGCTGCAGGCGCCAAGAAAAAAGCAGAAGAACCCAAAGTTTCGACCAATTAA
- a CDS encoding beta-galactosidase, whose protein sequence is MKSRFKYLIASTLIISLAFGFQNTLGQTLKKYEINAEVAPVKIYSDHLKMGGSNPKGETILVNNYFLSKSGNPFIPITGEFHFSRYPNQYWEESIQKMKAGGINIIATYVFWNIHEEHEGKFRWDGDRDLKKFIALCAKNDMYVFVRVGPFCHGEIRNGGLPDWLLGRPLMIRSNDPAYLSYVEKLYDEIGTQLKGTYFKDGGSVIGIQLENEYQHSAAPWGLTYAGQPHDWTAAESDLSLTQAGVGVSETKNPYADLGNDHMKILKSLALKAGMDVPLYTATGWGNAAIVTNESIPVTAAYAYPFWTAHKDISPFFLYKDMHCDPDYAPVRYQPEDYPAFPAELGTGIMTVYSRRPIVEQKSFDAMMNRCLGSGANGLGYYMYHSGSTPRGDRYYFSDEAYGLPKISYDFQAPIGEFGQVREGFQRLKLINRFAQEFGDLLAPMTTVLPENAPILKPENVTDLRYAVRIKDNSGFLFVNNFQDDLKTTDKPDIQIAIKTGGDVVTIPEASGFTMKEGENVIFPFHLAINGADLIYATAQLYTKSDDGKMPYYVFVSQDGSNAEFSFAKSNGLSIKKSPGISLDQNEKRILVKCSKGTSEFTANVKGRQTKILVIEKSLALQSYLVTIKGQKSLMFSDAVILQENDMISALSAGRNAFTIHVYPKFLGKLNAENAAVLASVNNSLMSEFNISVPEFKLEPTVRQIGERKTVVTLPPSLNGLNDLFLNIDYTGDTGMGFLDGELVTDEFWKGTLWQIGLKKFYPNAASKEMVFYFRPVNEGASYLDDISPKDRPDFSKLKQVLNIRKISFTPEYKVNLQFE, encoded by the coding sequence ATGAAAAGTCGGTTTAAATACTTAATAGCCTCAACGCTTATTATTTCCCTTGCTTTTGGATTTCAGAATACCTTAGGGCAGACGCTGAAAAAATATGAGATCAATGCAGAAGTAGCTCCGGTGAAGATTTATTCTGATCATCTGAAAATGGGTGGTTCGAACCCCAAAGGAGAAACAATTTTAGTGAACAACTATTTTCTTTCAAAAAGCGGTAACCCATTCATCCCAATAACCGGCGAATTCCATTTTAGTCGTTATCCCAACCAATACTGGGAGGAATCGATTCAGAAAATGAAGGCTGGAGGCATAAACATCATTGCCACCTATGTTTTTTGGAATATTCACGAGGAACATGAAGGGAAATTCAGATGGGATGGAGATCGCGATTTGAAGAAATTTATTGCATTGTGTGCCAAAAATGATATGTATGTTTTCGTTCGGGTGGGGCCGTTTTGTCATGGCGAAATTCGAAACGGCGGGCTTCCCGACTGGCTTTTGGGCAGGCCGCTGATGATTCGTTCGAACGATCCGGCTTACTTGTCGTATGTGGAAAAATTGTACGACGAAATTGGTACGCAATTGAAAGGCACGTATTTCAAAGACGGAGGATCAGTAATTGGCATTCAATTGGAGAACGAGTACCAGCATTCGGCTGCTCCCTGGGGATTGACCTACGCCGGACAGCCACATGATTGGACTGCTGCGGAAAGCGATTTATCGTTAACCCAAGCTGGCGTTGGTGTTTCTGAAACGAAAAATCCGTATGCCGATTTGGGTAACGACCACATGAAAATATTGAAATCGCTGGCCCTAAAAGCCGGTATGGATGTGCCCCTATATACGGCTACCGGTTGGGGAAACGCAGCCATAGTAACCAACGAAAGTATTCCGGTTACGGCAGCGTATGCTTATCCGTTCTGGACGGCTCACAAAGATATTTCGCCATTTTTTCTTTACAAGGACATGCATTGCGATCCGGATTATGCGCCGGTGCGATATCAACCCGAGGATTATCCGGCATTTCCAGCCGAATTGGGAACGGGCATCATGACGGTTTATTCGCGGCGACCCATTGTGGAGCAAAAAAGTTTTGATGCGATGATGAACCGATGTCTGGGAAGTGGCGCAAACGGATTGGGTTACTACATGTATCACAGTGGTTCCACACCACGGGGCGATCGGTATTATTTTAGTGATGAGGCCTACGGTTTGCCGAAGATTTCGTATGATTTTCAGGCACCGATTGGCGAGTTTGGCCAGGTTCGGGAAGGTTTTCAACGCCTGAAACTCATCAACCGATTTGCCCAGGAATTTGGCGATTTGCTGGCTCCAATGACAACTGTCCTTCCTGAAAATGCACCAATCCTGAAACCGGAAAATGTAACCGATCTGCGCTATGCCGTCAGGATAAAGGACAATTCAGGCTTTCTTTTCGTGAATAATTTTCAGGATGATCTTAAAACAACCGACAAGCCGGATATTCAGATTGCGATTAAAACCGGCGGGGATGTTGTAACTATTCCTGAGGCAAGCGGATTTACAATGAAGGAAGGCGAAAATGTGATTTTCCCGTTTCATCTGGCAATTAATGGCGCTGATTTGATTTATGCTACGGCGCAGTTATATACAAAAAGCGATGATGGTAAAATGCCTTATTATGTGTTTGTTTCGCAGGATGGGAGCAATGCCGAGTTCTCGTTCGCCAAAAGCAACGGACTTTCAATTAAGAAGTCACCGGGAATTAGTCTCGACCAAAATGAAAAGAGAATACTGGTAAAATGTTCCAAAGGAACTTCAGAATTTACCGCCAACGTAAAAGGTCGTCAAACAAAAATACTGGTTATTGAAAAATCACTGGCGCTGCAATCCTATTTAGTCACCATTAAAGGTCAAAAATCCCTGATGTTTTCGGATGCCGTTATTTTGCAGGAGAATGATATGATTTCGGCGCTGAGTGCGGGCAGGAACGCGTTTACTATTCATGTTTATCCCAAATTTTTAGGCAAGTTAAATGCCGAAAATGCAGCGGTTTTGGCCTCTGTCAATAATAGTTTGATGTCAGAATTCAATATTTCGGTGCCTGAATTTAAGTTGGAGCCGACCGTAAGACAAATCGGCGAGAGAAAAACTGTAGTAACCTTGCCGCCTTCGTTGAATGGTTTAAACGATCTTTTCCTGAACATTGATTATACTGGCGATACCGGCATGGGTTTTCTGGACGGCGAATTGGTTACCGACGAATTCTGGAAAGGTACGCTTTGGCAAATTGGGCTGAAGAAATTTTATCCCAATGCCGCATCCAAAGAAATGGTATTTTATTTTCGGCCAGTAAACGAAGGTGCATCATATCTCGATGATATTTCTCCTAAAGACAGGCCTGATTTCAGCAAATTAAAACAAGTATTGAATATCAGAAAAATATCGTTTACCCCGGAGTACAAAGTAAATCTCCAATTTGAATAA
- a CDS encoding winged helix-turn-helix transcriptional regulator yields the protein MEKDFLKKYGEAAHCPVRNVIDRIGDKWSVLVLMVLEEGNVLRFNEIWGSIQTISQKMLAVTLKTLEADGLVKRTVYPQIPPKVEYQLTERGKSLLPHLHGLVGWANENMGEIKESRELFGNISRN from the coding sequence ATGGAGAAAGATTTTTTGAAAAAATATGGTGAAGCCGCTCATTGCCCGGTGCGAAATGTGATCGACCGGATTGGCGACAAATGGTCGGTGCTGGTTTTGATGGTTCTGGAGGAAGGAAATGTGCTGCGATTCAACGAAATTTGGGGATCGATTCAAACGATTTCGCAGAAGATGCTGGCCGTGACATTAAAAACGCTCGAAGCCGACGGTTTGGTGAAACGGACGGTTTATCCGCAAATTCCACCCAAAGTTGAATATCAATTAACCGAAAGAGGTAAATCGTTACTTCCACACTTGCATGGATTGGTTGGTTGGGCAAACGAAAACATGGGTGAAATAAAGGAATCGAGAGAATTATTTGGAAATATTTCACGAAATTGA
- a CDS encoding BlaI/MecI/CopY family transcriptional regulator, whose product MKHLTNREEEIMELFWEKGALFVKEIIDELEEPKPHYNTISTIVRGLEEKGFVGHEQFGNTYRYFAIISREEFSRNTIKNMVSKYFNTSYASVVSMFVEEQKITTEEIQELIRQVESRKNTENE is encoded by the coding sequence ATGAAACACCTTACCAATCGCGAAGAAGAAATTATGGAACTTTTCTGGGAGAAAGGAGCCTTGTTTGTAAAAGAAATTATTGATGAACTTGAAGAACCAAAACCTCACTACAACACCATTTCGACCATTGTTCGCGGGCTTGAGGAAAAGGGTTTTGTTGGGCACGAGCAGTTTGGAAATACCTACCGATATTTTGCGATTATTTCGCGCGAAGAATTTAGCCGGAATACGATCAAAAACATGGTCAGCAAATATTTCAATACATCGTATGCTTCGGTGGTTTCGATGTTTGTCGAAGAACAGAAAATCACAACCGAAGAAATTCAGGAACTAATTCGTCAGGTTGAATCACGTAAAAACACTGAAAATGAATGA
- a CDS encoding SDR family oxidoreductase: MKTGVTGATGQLGRLVVEKLKEKGLSSSVVALVRNTEKAAELGVEAREFDYNNPVKLIDALQGIEKLILISGNELGKRAEQHANVIEAAKKAGVKWVVYTSLLQADTSSLSLAPEHYATEKALQASGLTYTILRNGWYTENYTGSVGGAIAAGAFIGTAGNGKISSAARTDFADAAVAVVIGAGHENKVYELAGDESYTLADLAAEISKQTGKVIPYNNLPETEYAKILKSFGISEGFADAIASWDVSASKGDLFNESHQLSKLIGHPTTPMAETVKAALSASK, encoded by the coding sequence ATGAAAACAGGAGTAACAGGAGCTACCGGTCAACTAGGTCGATTGGTCGTTGAAAAATTAAAAGAAAAAGGATTGTCATCAAGCGTTGTGGCTTTGGTGCGTAATACAGAAAAAGCTGCCGAATTGGGAGTTGAAGCCCGTGAGTTTGATTACAATAATCCGGTAAAATTGATTGATGCACTTCAGGGAATCGAGAAATTAATCCTTATTTCAGGAAACGAATTGGGTAAACGTGCCGAGCAACATGCCAATGTAATTGAGGCTGCTAAAAAGGCCGGTGTTAAATGGGTGGTTTATACCAGCTTACTTCAGGCTGATACTTCAAGTTTAAGTTTGGCTCCTGAACATTATGCCACAGAAAAAGCATTGCAGGCATCGGGCTTGACTTACACCATTTTGCGCAATGGCTGGTACACCGAAAATTATACCGGATCAGTTGGTGGAGCTATTGCAGCGGGTGCTTTTATCGGAACCGCCGGCAATGGTAAAATCTCGTCGGCTGCCCGTACCGATTTTGCAGATGCTGCGGTAGCTGTTGTTATTGGTGCAGGACACGAAAATAAAGTTTATGAATTGGCCGGTGACGAATCGTATACCTTGGCTGATTTGGCGGCCGAGATTTCGAAACAAACCGGAAAAGTAATCCCATATAATAATCTTCCAGAAACCGAATATGCTAAGATTTTAAAAAGTTTTGGTATTTCTGAAGGGTTTGCTGATGCTATTGCCAGTTGGGATGTATCTGCGTCAAAAGGTGATTTGTTTAATGAATCGCACCAGTTGTCGAAATTGATTGGCCACCCGACAACCCCTATGGCTGAAACAGTGAAAGCTGCGCTGTCCGCCTCAAAATAA